Proteins encoded within one genomic window of Candidatus Brocadiia bacterium:
- the miaA gene encoding tRNA (adenosine(37)-N6)-dimethylallyltransferase MiaA: MLHIILGPTCSGKNALARCLAPKLNAEIISVDSMKIYCRMNIGTAKPTTAQRKAVPYHLIDIVDPNQTYNAAQFLQDCEAAMAKITKKGKLPLLAVGTPMYLKVLLYGMFTGPAQDNDIRQELEGLSQTKGPEHLHKQLARVDPAKAEQLHPNDLKRIIRALEVFRLTGQPISKLQTHFKSQTLRYPVRIIGLERDRDELYQRINDRVNRMFEQGLVKEVKSLLRKYKKLSPQAAQAVGYKEVIAHIKDGIPLTEAIDTVKKNSRHFARRQISWFHKFPEVKWIDVKETDKVDKIAKLVQEEWRGKTGK, encoded by the coding sequence ATGCTCCACATAATCCTCGGCCCGACCTGTTCCGGCAAGAACGCCTTGGCCCGGTGCCTGGCGCCCAAGCTCAATGCAGAAATCATCTCCGTCGACTCCATGAAAATATATTGCCGGATGAATATCGGCACGGCCAAGCCCACCACGGCACAGCGTAAAGCCGTTCCTTACCACCTCATAGACATAGTCGACCCCAACCAGACCTACAACGCCGCCCAGTTCCTGCAAGACTGCGAAGCGGCTATGGCAAAGATAACTAAAAAAGGCAAACTGCCCCTGCTGGCCGTGGGCACGCCTATGTATCTTAAGGTCCTCCTTTACGGAATGTTCACCGGCCCGGCGCAAGACAATGACATCCGGCAGGAGCTCGAAGGACTGTCCCAAACCAAAGGCCCGGAACACCTGCACAAACAACTGGCCCGGGTCGACCCGGCCAAGGCCGAACAGCTCCACCCCAACGACCTAAAGCGCATTATCCGGGCGCTCGAGGTCTTCCGCCTAACCGGACAGCCCATATCAAAGCTCCAGACCCACTTCAAGTCACAGACACTCCGCTATCCGGTCCGGATAATCGGGCTGGAACGCGACCGGGACGAGCTCTACCAGAGGATAAACGACCGGGTCAACCGGATGTTCGAACAAGGGCTGGTCAAAGAGGTCAAGTCCCTGCTCCGTAAATACAAGAAGCTCAGCCCCCAAGCCGCCCAGGCCGTCGGCTACAAAGAGGTCATCGCCCATATTAAGGATGGCATACCACTAACCGAAGCCATAGACACGGTCAAAAAGAACAGCCGCCACTTCGCCCGGCGCCAGATATCCTGGTTCCACAAGTTCCCCGAAGTCAAGTGGATAGATGTAAAGGAAACAGACAAGGTCGACAAAATCGCCAAACTGGTCCAGGAGGAATGGCGCGGAAAAACCGGAAAATAA
- the tgt gene encoding tRNA guanosine(34) transglycosylase Tgt produces MDKAFEFKVIKKDKSSGARAGEFRTPHGTFRTPVFMPVGSQATVKSLSPEQLKSVDVQILLCNAYHLSKRPGEKIIREMGGLHKFMGWDRPILTDSGGFQVFSLAKPDRAAGKSGGLVRLSDDGVEFREPISGDTVFFTPERVIEIEEALGPDIIMPFDQPVPYPSSYSDAKSALERTLKWAQRSLDAKRRDDQMLFGIVQGGTYKDLRKESVEALKAMGFKGFAIGGLSVGEDSSVMFETLEPLMELLPEDAPRYLMGVGTPEDIARAIKLGVDMFDCVLPSRNGRNGWAFTSQGVVRIRNLQYQTDKSPLDPDCDCYTCRNFTKSYLRHLFQAEEILGLSLMSLHNIRYYQKLVFVLRDGISG; encoded by the coding sequence ATGGATAAAGCATTCGAGTTCAAGGTCATCAAGAAGGATAAATCATCCGGCGCGCGGGCCGGTGAGTTCCGGACTCCGCACGGGACGTTCCGGACGCCGGTGTTCATGCCGGTGGGCAGCCAGGCCACGGTCAAGTCGCTATCGCCGGAACAGCTCAAGTCGGTTGACGTGCAGATCCTGCTGTGCAACGCCTACCACCTGTCCAAGCGACCGGGGGAAAAGATTATCAGGGAGATGGGCGGTCTGCATAAGTTCATGGGCTGGGACCGGCCGATACTGACCGACAGCGGCGGGTTTCAGGTGTTTTCACTGGCCAAGCCGGACCGAGCAGCCGGGAAGTCGGGCGGTTTGGTGCGCTTGAGCGATGACGGTGTGGAGTTTCGCGAGCCGATCAGCGGCGATACGGTGTTTTTCACGCCGGAGCGGGTGATTGAGATAGAGGAGGCGCTTGGGCCGGATATCATCATGCCGTTTGACCAGCCGGTGCCGTATCCGAGCAGTTATTCGGATGCCAAGTCGGCGCTGGAGCGGACGCTCAAGTGGGCGCAGCGGTCGTTGGACGCCAAACGGCGCGACGACCAGATGCTGTTCGGCATCGTTCAGGGCGGAACTTATAAGGACCTGCGCAAGGAATCGGTCGAGGCGCTCAAGGCAATGGGTTTCAAGGGATTCGCCATCGGCGGCTTGAGCGTGGGCGAGGATAGCTCGGTCATGTTCGAGACGCTCGAGCCGCTGATGGAGCTGCTGCCCGAGGACGCGCCCCGGTACCTGATGGGCGTGGGCACGCCGGAGGATATCGCCCGGGCCATCAAGCTGGGCGTGGATATGTTCGACTGCGTCCTGCCCAGCCGCAACGGACGCAACGGCTGGGCGTTTACCTCGCAGGGCGTGGTCCGGATTAGGAACCTGCAGTACCAGACAGATAAGTCGCCGCTCGACCCGGACTGCGACTGCTATACCTGCCGTAATTTTACCAAATCATACCTGAGGCACCTGTTTCAGGCTGAGGAGATACTCGGGCTGTCTTTGATGTCACTCCATAACATCCGTTATTACCAGAAGCTGGTGTTCGTGCTGAGGGACGGAATCAGCGGTTGA